The Cotesia glomerata isolate CgM1 linkage group LG9, MPM_Cglom_v2.3, whole genome shotgun sequence region GGCACGACCTGTAGGAAAAGAGGCTCTTCATGCAGGTATGAATGTATTGAGTGACGTCACAACAGGGCAAATTCCTTTCAAACAATCATTGGAACACAGACTTACAGAAACAGGGATGCGACTTAAAAGAAAGGCATCAGAAAAATTGGATAATATAATGCGTGGATCGGGGTATATAAAAGACAACGAATGCGTAAAATAACTCATAAAGCAAGTAGTCGCGGGAGAGTGCGGAAGCGTACTAgtagtaaaaaaaagatttctaagaaaaaaaaagttaacaaaaaaaaaataaaaacctcaAAGCAAAATAAACGCAAAGTGAAAAAATCTAAGAAGCGTGACGTTTATgacatatttaattaatacaaaatggCATTTTTACATTCTCACTCAGAGGAGTGTGCAAAATCAGAACTAGATTTATTCACACTACCTCCAACGCAAACAAGTATTGAACAATCGCAATGGACATATTACAACCCTATGGCATCTTTATCGGACGATACTCCGATAGAATTTGTTATACCTGGACACGGTGAAGAATACATTGACTTATCACATactatgataaaaattaaagcaaaaattGTACAAAGTGATGGTACAGCTGCTGAAAATGATGTTGTGGgtccaataaataattttttacattcaaTGTTTAATCAAGTAGATGtctttttcaatcaaaaaatgatttcacCACCTAATAATGCCTACGCTTATAGAGCTTATATTGAATCATGTTTAAATTATGGAGTCGATGCAAAAACTACTCATCTTAAAATGGCATTGTGGAGTATGGATACATTAGGAGAATTTGATAGTGTAgaaaaggataaaaataagGGTCTAAAAGATAGAATGAACATTCACAGCGAATGGAAAAGCGTTTGAAATGATGGGTCATTTACATTGTGATGTTTTTAATCCAagataaatttacttaacGGAGTAGAAATGAGAATTCAGTTTAAAGTTTCAAgatcaaaaaatacattttgtCTTATGAATGGAAGTAAAAATAACTACATTGTCAGATTTTTGGAAGCTATGTTAATAACGAGAAGAGTGAAAATTAACCCGAGTATTTTAATAGCTCATGCAAGAACGATTGAGGATTAGATTAACAACTTCACAAAGTATCCGCTTACTAGAGTTGAAGTAAAATCGTTTGTTTTATCCAAAGGAATACTTGGAAATACTATCGATAATGTGGTATTAGACCAATTACCTAAAAGAATAATAGTTGGTTTTGTGGACAATAGAGCATACAACGGTTCCAAAACACATAAtactttcaattttcaaactttttcaTTAAACTATCTTTGTTTATACATCGATGGCCAGCAAGTGTTGGGTAGGGCGCTACAGCCAGAATTTGGTAAAGATAATTACTCTGAGGTAGAAGCATATAACACCTTATTTAGTGGAACGGGTGTCCATTTCGGAAATATGGGTTCATGGATCACACGCTTAGATTATCAATATGGAAGCACTCTTTATGCTTTTGATTTAACACCAGACCTATCCGCAAATTTGGCTTCTCATTGGAATTTAGTTCAGAACGGAAGTCTCAGACTAGAAGTACGTTTTAGTAAAGCTCTTGAAGTTAATGTAAACTGTATTACATACTTAGAGTTTGATAACATTTTGGAAATTGATTCATCACGACAGGTTATAGTGGATTataattaaagagaaaatagTGTATACTTCGTATATAGTTACGGTCTATCATTCGCTTCCTCgattattagataaaattattactggTAATTTTGACTAAAAGTATATAACTAAAAGTTTTAAGAAGATGAATCAGTATTCAGTGTGATACCTCGCTGTACAGACAATTTTATGGACACTCTTCAATTAGTACGACTTTTACCTTATACCGATGCAACTGTTGGAGGATTCTATCCCGCAGATAAGATCCCATGGATCTGGCCTAAACCGTATTCAATCATTGTCAATACCGATGATCACACAAAACCGGGATCTCACTGTGTCgcattattcattaataaacATGGAGATGGGACCTACTTTGACAGCTTTGGACGCCCACCAAGTGATCATAGATTTATTCAACGACTGCGTAGAAACTGTAGAAAATACCAATGGAACAAACAgcatttacaaaattattgttCTAATTATTGTGGTCAATATTGCATTGCTGTCTTGCATTGGCTTTCTAATAACAACTCCCTATCATCATTTTGTAAATTGTTTGATGGCAACACAGAACAAAACGACAGAATActcttaaaaatgtttaagaaCATAGTTAGaaataagattaataataaatgaaattaaagagagaccctttaaaaatttaactggtAGAGGGTCTGGCATACAATCAAACAAGTgttgattaatatttgaaaaatgtaatttagcattaagaatatttttgtaaaaacttatatattatcttttaaaaaaataaaattaatatctcaataaaaacattagctattattgaaaaaaaaaaacctcatTCCTTctagtttttaatatatatattaNNNNNNNNNNNNNNNNNNNNNNNNNNNNNNNNNNNNNNNNNNNNNNNNNNNNNNNNNNNNNNNNNNNNNNNNNNNNNNNNNNNNNNNNNNNNNNNNNNNNTGTTTCATTTAATAACTTCAGATTTGAGTGAAACCCAAGAAATTAACGACTTGGATGCAGAGGTGACGGGAGGAGAATTCAGCCATTACATCTATACCAATAGTTACATTGGGTGAAGAAGAGTGGTGACATCGGTCATTGCACCAAAGTTCCAGTGATAACTTTGGAAGATGAGtcaaaaaagatatttttggATTTGACATTAGAGGATTGTGAAACCAAAGAAAAAGGAACGACTCCCTTATCTCGGGAGATGAATAGAGTAATTGAGAAAATCGTCAAAGTCTGGGGAAAAAAAAAGAGGACC contains the following coding sequences:
- the LOC123272192 gene encoding uncharacterized protein F54H12.2-like, translated to MAFLHSHSEECAKSELDLFTLPPTQTSIEQSQWTYYNPMASLSDDTPIEFVIPGHGEEYIDLSHTMIKIKAKIVQSDGTAAENDVVGPINNFLHSMFNQVDVFFNQKMISPPNNAYAYRAYIESCLNYGVDAKTTHLKMALWSMDTLGEFDSVEKDKNKGLKDRMNIHSEWKSV